A stretch of the Musa acuminata AAA Group cultivar baxijiao chromosome BXJ2-7, Cavendish_Baxijiao_AAA, whole genome shotgun sequence genome encodes the following:
- the LOC103992085 gene encoding brassinosteroid-responsive RING protein 1 — protein MGFPSVCYTVILPRPVALVVHLLDRIKLAVSMALFHLGLISSYEDHFLYPLPLPDFNPPSPSFSLPLPASAIKTGLPVVRFSNHRKTRLHRCEPVCAVCLGALEARHEVRQLGNCSHAFHRACIDKWVDIGHVTCPLCRAQLLPSRREEEYGVDAD, from the coding sequence ATGGGTTTCCCCTCCGTCTGCTACACCGTCATCCTCCCTCGCCCCGTCGCCCTCGTCGTCCACCTCCTCGACCGCATCAAGCTTGCCGTTTCCATGGCCCTCTTCCACCTCGGCCTCATCTCCTCCTACGAAGACCACTTCCTCTACCCCCTGCCGCTGCCCGACTTcaaccccccctccccctcctttTCCCTTCCCCTCCCCGCCTCCGCCATCAAGACCGGTCTTCCCGTCGTCAGGTTCTCCAACCACAGGAAGACTAGGCTCCACCGGTGCGAGCCCGTCTGCGCCGTCTGCTTGGGCGCCTTGGAGGCCCGACACGAGGTCAGGCAGCTCGGCAACTGCTCCCATGCCTTCCACAGGGCCTGCATAGATAAGTGGGTGGACATCGGGCATGTCACCTGCCCACTGTGCAGAGCTCAGCTCCTCCCCAGTAGAAGGGAGGAGGAGTATGGAGTGGATGCTGATTGA